One Acidimicrobiia bacterium genomic window, CCGATCTCGTGGCGGCAGCAGAAGCCGAAGGCATGTTGACCACGATCGCCCTGCCCCATGACTGGTGCAACTACGGCGCCGTAATCGACGGCTTCAAAGCGAAGTACCCGGGTATCGAAGTCAACGAACTCGTACCGGATGCCGGTTCAGCCGACGAGATCGAAGCCATCAAGGCCAACCAGAACAACCCCGGTCCGCAGGCACCTGACGTCATCGACGTCGGTCTTGCTTTTGGTCCGTCATCCAAGGCCGATGGACTCATCCAGCCATACAAGGTGTCGACCTGGGATTCGATCCCGGATGATGCCAAGGACGCCGAAGGATATTGGTACGGCGACTACTACGGCGTACTGGCTTTTGAGGTCAACACGGCCGTGCAACCGGACGTCCCGGCTGACTGGGCCGACCTGCTCGATCCCAAGTACAACGGTCAGATTGCACTGGCTGGCGATCCCCGCGCCTCCAATCAGGCCATCTTCTCGGTCTACGCCTCGGCCCTTGGCAACGGTGGATCCCTCGACGATGCCCAACCCGGGTTGGACTTCTTTGCCCAACTGAACGCGGCAGGAAACCTCGTCCCGTTGATCGCCGAGTCAGGTACCGTCGCCTCTGGTGAGACGCCCGTGACGATTCGCTGGACGTATAACGCTCTGGCGAACCGTGATGAGAACGGAGATTCCATCCAGGTCGTCGTTCCGGCTACC contains:
- a CDS encoding extracellular solute-binding protein; amino-acid sequence: MKRKIALLIAFATVVAACGGTSTDSTAAPGTTVGATPTTAASPDTTAAASDTTVAADPMADLVAAAEAEGMLTTIALPHDWCNYGAVIDGFKAKYPGIEVNELVPDAGSADEIEAIKANQNNPGPQAPDVIDVGLAFGPSSKADGLIQPYKVSTWDSIPDDAKDAEGYWYGDYYGVLAFEVNTAVQPDVPADWADLLDPKYNGQIALAGDPRASNQAIFSVYASALGNGGSLDDAQPGLDFFAQLNAAGNLVPLIAESGTVASGETPVTIRWTYNALANRDENGDSIQVVVPATGRFGGVYVQAISAYAPHPNAAKLWMEYLYSDEGQLGWLSGYCNPIRYEDMAARGVVPADLAAKLPDTVGAVFPTIEQIETAKALIVDGWDSTVGLNVGG